The following are from one region of the Ochotona princeps isolate mOchPri1 chromosome 4, mOchPri1.hap1, whole genome shotgun sequence genome:
- the LOC101519138 gene encoding olfactory receptor 10A4 — translation MMWGNWTLVSEFVLVSFSTLSAELQALLFLLFLTIYLVTLMGNVLIILVTTVDSALRSPMYFFLRNLSFLEIGFNLVIVPKMLGTLILQDTAITFLGCATQMYFFFFFGAAECCLLATMAYDRFVAICDPLHYPVIMGHKSCAQLAAASWFSGFPVATVQTTWIFSFPFCGPNKVNHFFCDSPPVIALVCADTSLFELEALTATVLFILFPFLLILGSYVRILSTIFRMPSAEGKRKAFSTCSSHLLVVSLFYSTAILTYFRPRSNTSPENKKILSLSYTVVTPMLNPIIYSLRNNEVKAALKRVIRRTLRHQKL, via the coding sequence ATGATGTGGGGAAACTGGACCCTAGTCAGTGAATTTGTTCTTGTGAGCTTCTCAACCCTGTCTGCTGAGCTACAAGCTTTattgtttctcctcttcttgaCCATTTATCTGGTGACCCTGATGGGGAATGTTCTCATCATCCTGGTCACAACTGTTGACTCCGCCCTACGAAGTCCTATGTACTTCTTCCTCAGAAACTTGTCTTTTCTTGAGATAGGTTTCAACTTGGTTATTGTGCCCAAAATGCTAGGGACCCTGATCCTGCAAGACACAGCCATCACCTTCCTTGGCTGTGCCACCCAgatgtatttcttcttcttctttgggGCTGCTGAGTGCTGCCTCCTAGCCACCATGGCATATGACcgctttgtagccatttgtgatCCCTTGCATTACCCAGTCATCATGGGGCACAAGTCTTGTGCCCAGCTGGCAGCTGCCTCCTGGTTCTCAGGGTTTCCAGTGGCCACAGTACAAACCACATGGATTTTTAGTTTCCCTTTTTGTGGCCCCAACAAAGTGAACCACTTCTTCTGTGACAGCCCTCCCGTCATTGCATTGGTCTGTGCTGACACCTCTTTGTTTGAACTAGAGGCTCTGACAGCCACTGTCTTGTTTATCCTCTTCCCTTTCTTGCTGATCTTGGGGTCCTATGTTCGTATCCTCTCCACTATCTTCAGGATGCCCTCTGCTGAGGGGAAACGCAAAGCCTTCTCCACCTGCTCCTCGCACCTGCTTGTTGTCTCCCTCTTCTACAGCACTGCCATCCTCACATACTTCCGACCACGGTCTAACACCTCTCCTGAGAACAAGAAGATACTGTCACTCTCCTACACAGTGGTGACGCCCATGTTGAACCCAATCATCTACAGCTTAAGGAATAATGAAGTGAAGGCTGCACTGAAGCGGGTTATCCGCAGGACTCTCAGACATCAGAAACTGTGA
- the LOC101518882 gene encoding olfactory receptor 10A2: MAPGNWTRVTQFILISFSSLPTEIQSLLFLTFLIIYLITLMGNSLIILLTVADPMLHSPMYFFLRNLSFMEIGFNLVVVPKMLGTLLDKETTISFLGCAIQMYFFFFFGVAECFLLATMAYDRYVAICSPLQYPVIMNQRTCAKLAAASWFPGFPVATVQTAWLFSFPFCGTNKVNHFFCDSPPVLRLVCADTAPFEVYAIVGTILVVMIPCLLILCSYTHITAAILKIPSAKGKQKAFSTCSSHLLVVSLFYVSLSLTYFRPKSNNSPESKKLLSLSYTVVTPMLNPIIYSLRNKEVKNALGRTFYKVLQKPCPLVSKK; this comes from the coding sequence ATGGCTCCTGGAAACTGGACAAGAGTAACTCAGTTCATCCTCATCAGCTTCTCATCCCTGCCCACTGAAATCCAGTCATTGCTCTTCCTCACATTTCTGATCATCTACCTGATCACACTGATGGGAAACAGCCTTATCATCCTGCTTACTGTGGCAGACCCCATGCTGCACAgtcccatgtacttcttcctcaggAACTTGTCTTTCATGGAGATCGGCTTCAACCTAGTCGTTGTGCCTAAAATGCTGGGGACTCTGCTTGACAAGGAAACAACCATCTCCTTCCTTGGCTGTGCCATTCAgatgtatttcttcttcttcttcgggGTGGCTGAGTGCTTCCTCCTGGCCACCATGGCATATGACCGCTATGTAGCCATCTGCAGTCCCTTGCAGTACCCAGTCATTATGAACCAAAGAACATGTGCCAAACTTGCAGCtgcctcctggttcccaggctttcCTGTAGCCACTGTGCAGACTGCATGGCTTTTCAGCTTCCCATTCTGTGGCACCAACAAGGTGAACCACTTCTTCTGTGACAGCCCACCTGTGCTGAGGCTGGTGTGTGCAGACACCGCACCATTTGAGGTCTATGCCATTGTGGGAACCATTCTGGTGGTCATGATACCTTGCTTGCTCATCTTATGTTCCTATACTCATATCACAGCTGCCATCCTCAAGATTCCATCAGCTAAGGGCAAGCAGAAGGCTTTCTCTACCTGTTCCTCCCACCTCCTTGTTGTCTCCCTGTTCTACGTGTCTTTGAGCCTCACCTATTTCCGGCCTAAGTCAAATAATTCCCCTGAGAGTAAGAAGCTTCTGTCACTGTCCTACACTGTTGTGACTCCCATGTTGAACCCTATCATCTACAGCCTGAGAAATAAAGAGGTGAAGAATGCCCTTGGCAGGACCTTCTACAAGGTCCTTCAAAAACCATGTCCACTAGTCAGTAAGAAGTAG